A region from the bacterium genome encodes:
- the atpB gene encoding F0F1 ATP synthase subunit A has product MYEPSILRWMAEHLGTPQSWDGEYRHVVTAVFVALLLIASGVIAGKKFKNISGRLIPESGVSIANSFELISEALLRLMEDIMGPKAAKHLPFIGSLFVYILVSDLIGVIPGIFPPTENINTNLSCALVVFFYYNYMGIKEQGIRGYFRHMAGPVLWLAPLFFIVEAVSHIVRPASLSIRLMGNIAGDHIVVGIFSDIVPFLVPIIFMGLSIFVSIMQAFVFTLLSIVYIHLASGSEEHA; this is encoded by the coding sequence ATGTACGAGCCTTCGATACTCAGATGGATGGCGGAACACCTCGGAACCCCCCAGAGCTGGGACGGCGAATACAGGCACGTAGTGACCGCGGTCTTTGTCGCTCTCCTCCTCATCGCCTCGGGCGTCATCGCGGGGAAAAAGTTTAAGAACATATCCGGAAGGCTCATACCCGAGAGCGGAGTGAGTATAGCGAACTCATTCGAGCTGATCTCAGAGGCGTTGCTTCGGCTCATGGAAGACATCATGGGTCCGAAGGCTGCAAAACATCTCCCGTTCATAGGCTCCTTATTCGTGTACATACTGGTCTCGGACCTCATCGGCGTGATCCCTGGGATCTTCCCGCCCACCGAGAACATCAACACGAACCTCTCCTGCGCGCTCGTGGTGTTCTTCTATTATAATTATATGGGCATAAAGGAGCAGGGGATCAGGGGATATTTCAGGCACATGGCAGGGCCGGTCCTGTGGCTTGCGCCGCTGTTCTTCATCGTCGAGGCGGTGAGCCACATAGTGCGGCCGGCATCGCTCTCGATCAGGCTCATGGGAAACATAGCCGGCGACCACATAGTGGTCGGCATCTTTTCAGACATAGTGCCCTTCCTCGTCCCGATCATTTTCATGGGGCTTTCCATTTTTGTTTCGATAATGCAGGCATTTGTCTTTACGCTGCTTTCCATAGTATATATACACTTGGCGTCCGGATCAGAGGAACATGCCTGA